The Prevotella sp. E2-28 genome includes the window CGGTCTTACTATTCCTGTCAAACTCATCGTTTTACTATATAATATAGGTGCAAAGTTACGCTAAACTTTTGTAATACACGCAAGTTTTACGTTTTTTAATAAGGGATAAGGGCTTGTCTATAGATAGAAAATGCTTTCAGGACCCATGTTAAACAGAAGGTCCAGAATGCTGAGATTGGGCAGAAAACCATGCTTCTGCTGATATACCTGATAATAAGGATGAGGCTTAAAATCAGTATCCTCAAGTGGATGCTTAGGGCTGATGACTTGACGGAAGTCACTGAGATTTGAGGCTTGTTCGCAAGAACTCTGAACTCTGAACTCTGAACTCAGAATTATGTTGGGTTGGAAATCCAGTAATTCACACATCTTCTTGCAGATAGCGTCATTGTAATCTACCAGTCGCTCCCAGTTACGTTCTGCAAAGAATGGACGAAGGTCGTCCTCATAATACTCAAAGAAAGGAGAGTCGCCGTAGGCTGACTGCAATGCCTGCCAGTGCAGATGACGCCAGTTTCCATGATCAGAGATAAGCATCTCGTTGATGGAAGCCTTAGAACCGTGAACCACAGGCACGGTCAAAGCCTGAATGCCCTGTGTCGTGGCAATCAGGCAGCGGTTACGATAAGTCTGCTTTTGGAAAGACTCGTGCCAATCTATGAACACGTCATTGTAGCGGTATAATTTCTGATACCACTGCACAGGACCGAAATATGTTGTAGAAAGAAGTACGGCACTCATAACGGTAAGATAAGACGATCCATACGCCAACCTCTCCAAAGAGGTTCCGACGGATTGCGACTATAAACCACCATGAAGGCCCTACCAATGATATGTTCTTCGGCAATAAAACCTAAGACATGAGAATCAACCTTATCGTCAGGACTAATAGATTCCAGCCAGTAATAATCAGTATCGGCACAATCTTTCAGACTTGGCACAATAAGTTTCTGTCCTTCATGAATAATAGAATCGCCAGGTAAACCCGTGCAGCGACAAATAAGAATCTGTTCGCTGTTTTGTGGGTTTTCAAAAGCAATGAGGTCGCCCTTTTCAATACTTTGACGGGCTATGCGTCCATAATCAAAAAAACTATCCTTGCCTCCCACTCTCAGTCCGTAACTCCATCGGTTTACCATCACACGGTCACCAGCTTGGAACGAGGGCTCCAAGCTCGTGCCGTTGATAGTATAGATGGTGATACCTACCACCCTGACAACCATCATCAGTGCAAAGGCTGTCAGGAACGCCAGTAGGAATCGGACAGTTTTTTTCATTACTTAATATTATCGACAAAGCGGAACAGACGGCTCCAGCGGATGCCACCTCCGAAGAGACCGCGGTCAGGATCGCTCGACCACCAGATAAAGATAGGCTTACCTACGATATGATCTTCAGGTACGAAGCCCCAATAACGAGAGTCGGCTGAGTTATGACGGTTATCACCCATCATCCAGTAGTAGTCCATCTTGAAGGTGTAGCTATCAGCCTCTGCGCCATTAATAAATATCTTGCCATCACGTACCTCGAGGTCGTTATGCTCATAGACCTTGATAGGACGCTCGTAGATGGGCAGGTTATCAATAGTCAACTTTATGCTTTCACCCTTCTTTGGAATCCAGATAGGACCATAGTTGTCACGAGTCCAGTCTTTCACCATGTTCAGAGGGTACAGTTCTGCAGGATTGCCATCCGTAACAGGTGCCATTGCTTGCACGAGGTCCTTGCGTTCTTTCAATACCTGTGCCGTCTTTTGGGTCATAGGCATGATGACGCGATTATTGCGGAATTGCTGTGTCAACTGTATTTGTCCTTCACTTCTGAAGTAGTCTCTGTCGGCTCTACCCAGTCCCAGATCCTCGCAGGTAATTCCATTCTCCTTGAGGAAATCGTTAGTCAGAATAGCACCATCGTTGAACAATACGTCATAGGTGTACTGCACATTATCTGGCTCTTTATTAGCTTTTCCGTTCAGATAAACAACATGATTGATAATCTGAAGTGTATCTCCAGGCAGACCAACACAGCGTTTCACGTAGTTCTCACGACGATCAGTAGGACGATAGCCTATGCCACCAAACTCCTGTGAGTTGGCCTCTACATACTGACGTCCCAGACTATAGTATGCCTCAAAAAGTTTTCTTTGTTCAGCCTTCGGCAGAGAATCAACGGGCAAAGCCATCGGGTTCATTTGCTCGTAAATCTTTCTACCGTAGCCATAGCACATACTGTAATACTCCGTCTGATAAGGCATATTTTGGCAAATGGTATCGCCTGCGGGATAGTTGAACACCACGATATCGTTGAGTTCCACCTTGCCCAGACCCGGTACTCGCCGGTATTCCCAATGGGGCCATTCAATGTATGACTTCAAATCGCCTATAGGCAGGGTGTGCTGCGTCAGGGGCACCGTCAGCGGAGTCTCAGGAATACGGGGACCATAGCTCACCTTACTCACAAAGAGGTAGTCGCCCGTAAGCAGCGACTTTTCCAATGACGAGGTGGGAATAACATAGTTCTGGAAAAAGAACTGATTGATGAAATAGACTGCTACCAGTGCAAACACGATGGCATCAACCCATGACATCACAGTACGCATCGGACCTTCCAAGTCCTGCCACCATTTCCAGTTGATTTTCTTTGAGATATAGGCATCGTAAATGAAAGGAATGACCAGCAGTCCTAACCATGATTCAACCCAGTATAGGAAGAGCAGATAGCAGACCATCACAATGGCGAACTTTGCCCACTGTTTCTTCATATTCAGTTTTTTCTTTTCTCTCTTTTCCATTTTCCTATCTTTATAGCGGGCTTACACGGACTTACAGAAAAAAAGTCTGTGTGGTCCGTGTAAGCCCGCTGTTAATTTAAAACTTAAACATATCTGAGATGGTCAGCAGACCGCTGTGATCTTTGGTGTATTCGGCTGCCAGAACAGCACCAAGGGCGAAGCCGCGACGCGAATGGGCATCATGGGTAATGGTGATGATGTCGGCATCAGAGTCATAGCGAATGGTGTGAATGCCAGGCACTTCGCCTCTGCGGATATGATCTACGCGCAGCAGTTTAGGATCTGTTGTGTCCTCTGCCCAAGCCTCCTTACGGTCAATGTTTTCTACGATTTCCTCGGCCAGCGTAATAGCTGTACCACTGGGATGGTCGAGTTTATGTACATGATGGGTTTCTTCCATCTCCACGTCATACTGTGGGAACTGGTTCATAATCTTGGCCAGGTAACGGTTTACGGCTGAGAAGATAGCCACGCCGATAGAGAAGTTGGAAGCCCAGAACAGCGTCTTACCGTTCTCACAAGCCTGACGAACCTCATCGCCGTGTTCTTTCATCCAACCTGTAGAGCCAGAAACAACCTTCACACCTTTTGCCCACGCTTTCAGATAGTTACCATAAGCGGCCTGAGGAGCCGTAAACTCTATGGCTACATCCGCAGATGCGAAGGCCTCACTCTCAAAATCCTGTTGGTTGTCAATATCAATGATACTCACAATCTCATGGCCACGGCTGAGGGCTATCTCTTCAATCATTTTGCCCATCTTGCCATAGCCGATCAAAGCTATTTTCATTTTAATTCGAATTAAATTGCGTTGCAAAGGTAAAAATTATTTTCGAATTACAATATATAATGTGGTTAAAATACAAAAAACTGCGTCACAAAAAGTTATTTGTAACGCAGTTGAAGCTATAAAGCCTTGATTTTCTTCTTGGTTCCTTAGAGCACGGTGGTTAACCCAACCCGGAAAATGGGACCATCAGCTTTAATATCATAATCTTGACTAACTCCCATAACTGTGACCGTTTTGGTTTTCTTTGCCGACTGATACATGAATTCAAAGTTTACACAAACTTTTTCTGTAATCGAGTATTCTGCACCAGCACCAAGGTTAAAACCGAAGATTGATTCAGAATCAGCACCACTTGCATGTGAAATATCCAATGCTGCACCAGCAATGGGATACAAACTGAATTTCTCCTGTACAGGAATCAGATAATTGAAGTTCAGATTCCAGTTATAAATACCTGCATTGTCCTTTGGGAACCAGTAGGTATATGATAAATCTGCACGTGCTTGATCAGTGAAATAGTACCTCCACTGAAAACCAATACCAAATGGATTATAACCGTCACCATAGCCTGCATAGCCGATATGGGTTCCGCCAGCAAACTTTCCACTCTGTGCAAATGCACCAATGCTCATGACCATCATGAAAGCAATCAAAAGAATTTTCTTCATAGTCTAGTCTCCTTTTTATTAGTTAAACATGTAATATCATCTTCTTGTTCAGAATCAGTGCAAATATAATCATTTTATCACCACAGTGCAAATTTTTTTAAACAAAATGCTTTTGATTACCATATAATTTAACTTGTATTAACAAATAATCGTTCAATTCCAGTCTTAGTATAGTTCTTTTCGTGTTAAAGTGTGTGATAAAAGCGATAGTTTGGAAAAAAAAATGTACCTTTGCGCTACATAGCTTATTTTAGAAGCAGATCAACATTTAGAACGATATATTATGGGCAAGAAAAGAGGAGGGAAACGACTTAACAAACGTGATGTGGCTGACGCCTTACAGGCTCTGTTTCAGGCACATCCAGGTGAGACTCTGAGTTTTAAACAGATATTCAAGGCACTGAAATTTGATACGCATCCTGTGAAGATGCTCGCTATCGACGTGATGGAAGAGATGGCATGGGATGACTATCTGTCGAAAGTAGGTGACAGCGCATATAAACTGAACTTAAAGACGCAGGTGCAGGAGGGAACTTTCATTCGTAAGGCCAATGGTAAGAACTCATTCCAGCCTGATGATGGTGGTAAGCCTGTGTTTGTTGCAGAGCGCAACTCGATGTTTGCCCTCAATGGCGACCGAGTGCGAGTGGCTTATATGGCACGCCGTCAGAACCATATCAAGGAGGCTATCGTAACAGATATTTTGGAGCGCAAGCACGATCAGGCTGTTGGTATTCTGCAGGTTGAGAAAGACTTTGCCTTTCTAAATGCCGAAGGAAATTTCTTTGTGCATGACATCCTGATTCCTAAGAAGAAGCTCAAAGGAGGTAAGACAGGTGAAAAGGCTGTAGTAAAGATTACTCAATGGCCTTCAGCCGAGTCAAAGAACATTGTAGGCGAGGTGATTGATGTGCTTGGAAAGCAGGGTGAGAATAACGTAGAGATGCACGCCATCTTAGCGCAATACGGTCTGCCTTATAAGTATCCGAAACGTGTAGAGGATGCAGCCCAGAAGATTAATGCAGAGATTTCTGAAGAAGAAATTGCCCGTCGTGAGGACTTCCGTGAGGTCTTTACTTGCACCATCGACCCCAAAGATGCCAAGGACTTTGACGATGCACTCTCTATTCGTAAGCAAAATAAGTATTGGGAAGTTGGTGTACATATCGCCGATGTGAGCCACTATGTTACTGAAGGTAGCATTATTGACCGCGAAGCCGAAGAGCGTGCCACCAGTGTCTATTTGGTTGACCGCACCATCCCGATGCTGCCTGAGCGCTTGTGTAATTTTGTTTGCTCGTTGCGTCCTGATGAGGAAAAACTTTGTTACAGTGTGATTTTCGTTTTGGACGAAGAAGCCAACATCAAGGATTGGCACTTAGCCCACACCGTTATTAAGAGTAATCGTCGCTACGCCTATGAAGAGGTACAAGAAATACTCGAAGGCAAAGATGGTGATAATGCTGAAGAGCTGCGTCTTCTCGACAAGATGGCGAAGAAGCTTCGCGAACGCCGATTCAAGAATGGTGCTGTGAAGTTTGACCGCGAGGAGTTACACTTCGATATCGACGACGATGGTAAGCCCACCCGTTGTTACTTCAAGAAATCTACCGATGCCACCCAACTCATTGAGGAGTTTATGTTGCTGGCCAATCGCACGGTGGCAGGGTTTATTGGTAAGGCAGGAAAGGCTAAAAAGGATGATTCCGGAAAGCCCTCAAAAGGCAAGACCTTTGTTTATCGTATCCACGATCAGCCAGACCCGCAGAAACTGGAGAGCCTGCGCACGGCTTTGGCTCCCTTCGGTTATAAAGTAAAGACCAGCGGTACTAAGGGCGCTATCTCAAAGAACCTGAATAACCTGATGGAAGAAGCTCAGGGCGAGCGAGAGCAGAAACTGGTAGAGACGTTGACCCTACGTGCTATGATGAAGGCAAAGTATTCTACTCATAATATCGGCCATTATGGATTGGCCTTTGATTACTATACCCACTTCACTTCGCCTATCCGTCGTTATCCTGACACGATGGTACACCGTTTGCTTACGCGTTATCAGGACGGTGGACGCAGTGTGAATCAGGATCACTACGAGGAGCTCTGCGAGCATTGCAGCCAGATGGAGCAGACCGCTCAAAACGCTGAGCGCGACTCTATTAAGTATAAGATGGTAGAGTTTATGGCAGATAAGGTCGGAATGGAGTTTGACGCTCATATCAGTGGTGTTCAGTCGTATGGTCTCTACTGCGAGATTGATGATAATCACTGCGAGGGTCTTGTGGGAATGCATGACCTTGATGGCGACTATTATGAGTTCGATGAGCGTAACTACTGTCTGGTGGGTCGCCGTCATCATCAGAAATATCAACTGGGCGATGCCGTCCGTATCAAGGTGGCTCGTGCAAACATCGAGAAACGTCAGCTTGACTTTATCCTTGCCGACTAACCCTCAAATCTCAATCCTGAAACCTCAACCCAAGAAATGGCAATAAGATACACACACAAGGAGGAAGTTTGGAATTCATGGAGTCATGCTGGCGGTGCAATGATGGCCGGTGCAGTGGGCATCGCATTTTTCATCGTCGTATTGTTAGGTAATAACGATCGTTCGTGGGCAGCCATTGGTGTTGGCCTTTATCTCTTCGGTATGCTGGGCAGCTATCTGGCATCTACTATTTATCATGCCCTAAAGCTCAGGAATCCCTGGCGAGAGCGTTTCCGTAAATGGGACCATGCCGCCATCTATTGGCATATTGCAGGCAGCTATTCGCCTATCACGCTGATGGCACTTCGTAACGAGGGCTATTGGGGATGGACGCTTTTCACCTTTGTATGGGCCTGCGCCCTTATAGGTACCCTGATTAGTTTTATCAAACTGAAAGACCACTCAAATATTGAGACGGCGTGCTTTGTCATCATGGGACTCAGCGTATTGGCAGCTTTCAAACCGCTGGTTGATACCGTATCTACGAATGCTTTCGTTTGGATAGTGCTTGAAGGTGTCTTTTATATCACGGGTGCCGTCTTTTATTCATTCAATAAAAAGAAATATATGCACACCGTGTTCCATTTCTGCGTTTTGGCAGGTAGTATCTGTCATATTGTGGCCGTTTGGGACATCTTAATACGTGATATTTTCTGATTTTTTAGTAAAATACCATGTTTGTGGTATATAAATAACATGTAAGGGGTATTGTGGGAGCGCGAAAAACGCCGTAACTTTGCACCGTCGGAAAGACATAATAGCGAAAGAATATATTAATTTTAAAAGGATAAGGTTATGAGTAAAATTGCAAAACAGCTGACCGAGCTCGTCGGCAACACCCCACTTCTGGAGCTCAATAAGTATTCAACAGCAAAGGGGCTTAGCACCCCAGTGATTGCAAAAGTGGAGTTTTTTAATCCTGGCGGCAGTGTAAAGGATCGTATTGCATTGGCAATGATTGAGGACGCAGAGGCTAAGGGCATCTTGAAGCCCGGCGCCACCATCATTGAGCCCACCAGCGGAAACACAGGTGTAGGATTGGCACTGGTATCTGCCGTTAAGGGCTACCACCTTATCCTTACCATGCCCGAAACCATGAGTGTAGAGCGTCGTAACCTTGTAAAGGCCTATGGTGCAGAGGTTCGCCTCACCTCAGGTAAAGACGGTATGCCAGGTGCCATCCGTGCCGCTGAGGAGTTACGCAATGAGATTCCCGGCAGCGTTATTCTGCAGCAGTTCGAGAATGGTGCTAACCCCGCTAAGCACTATGCTACTACAGGTCCTGAGATTTGGCGTGATACTGACGGTCAGGTGGATATCTTCATTGGTGGTGTAGGTACTGGTGGTACTATCAGTGGTACAGGTAAGTATCTCAAAGAGCAGAACCCCAACGTTAAGATTATCGCTGTAGAGCCAAAGTCTAGCCCTGTGCTGAACGGCGGTCAGAGCGGTCCTCACAAGATTCAGGGTATTGGTGCTGGTTTCGTGCCTAAGACCTATGATGCCGATGTTATTGACGAGGTATTTGATGTAGAGAACGATGCCGCCATCCGTACTGGTCGTGAGATTGCTCAGACGGAAGGTCTGCTGGTAGGTATCTCTGCTGGTGCTGCCCTCTATGCAGCAATCGAGGTGGCTAAGCGTCCTGAGAATAAAGACAAGAAGATCGTGGTATTACTGCCCGATACTGGTGAACGTTATCTGAGTACGGTACTTTATGCATTCGAGGACTATCCTCTGTAAAACTATTAACGGAGAAAAAGAAAAGGCATCCTTTCGGGTGCCTTTTTTCGTTTTATAAGAGATTTCTTATTTGATATATTCAGCAAAGTCTGTCAACTTCATGTCGCCCTTGCGACCCAGTGTGTCGTGCATAGCAAAGGCAGCGGTGAGGTTGTGACGTGTCTGACCCATCTTTGAAATCTTCAGGTAGTCCCACAGCAACTGCTTGTAGTCGGGGTGTGCACAGTTCTCAATGATGCACTCGGCACGTTGAGCGGGGCTCTTTCCGCGCAGGTCGGCGATACCCTGTTCTGTTACGATGATGTTCACGTCGTGCTCTGAAGAGTCCTGATGGCTTACGAAAGGCACGATACTTGAGATAACGCCACCCTTGGCTACTGAAGGACAGGTGAAGATTGAGAGGTAGGCATTGCGGATGAAGTCGCCCGAACCACCAATACCGTTCATCATCTTTGTGCCACTGATATGCGTAGAGTTCACGTTGCCATAGAGGTCGGCCTCGATAGCTGTGTTGATAGCGATAACACCCAGTCGGCGAATCACCTCTGGTGAGTTCGAAATCTCGCTCTGGCGCAGTGTCAGGTGGTTCTTCATATAGTCCATGTTATCGTAAACCTGCATCAGACATTCGTTGCTGACGGTGAGTGAGCAGGCAGAAGCATCCTTTACACGTCCGTTGAGCATCATCTCAATCACTGAGTTCTGAATCACCTCGGTATAGATGTTGAAGTCGGGTACGTGCTTATCCTCACCCAGTGCACCCAAGATGGCATTAGCTGTAGAACCTACGCCACTCTGCAAAGGCAGAAACTCCTTGGGGATACGACCCTTACGCAACTCATCTACCAGGAATTCTGCTGTGAGGAAGCCAATCTTCTCTGTAACGGGATCGCTATCCTTGAAGGCACGTGCTTCATCGGGGATGTTACACTCTACGACACCTACCACCTTGTCCTTGGGAATAGATACGTAAGGCACACCGATACGGTCGCTCACCTTTGTAATCATGATGGGCTTGCGGTAAGGAGGATCTAGAGGCTCATAAACGTCGTGGATAAACTTGGCGTTGGGGTTGTGGAAGCTGTTCAGTTCCAGGATGACATGCTTTGCCAGACGGGCAGCAGTAGGAGAGATACCACCAGCAGCGGTGAGGTAAACATGATAATCGTTGCCCACCTCTTCAATGTCGCACACTTCAAGGATGGCCCAGTCTATGTCACCATAGAAACCATAACGTAGTTCCTGTGCCATGTGGCTCAGGTGCAGGTCGTTATAAGGAATCTCGCCCAGGTTAACATGCTTACGGAAATCAGGATTGGTAGTGTAGGGGGCACGATACTTGATAGCCTGTGCATTCGCCATGTCGCCATCAGTGCTCTGTCCTGTTGAGGCACCAGTGAAGATACCTACTTTGAACTCGCGTCCGGCCTCATGTTCAGCCACTGCAATCTTTGCTAACTCTTTAGTTGTTGCTTTAGCTACACCAGCAGGTGTAAATCCACTCATAGCGATGTTCTCGCCATTTTTAATCAATGCTGCAGCCTCGGCAGCAGTCATACGTGTATAAGCCATTTCTGATTTTGTGTATTTTACGTTTATTTTGGCCGCAAAGATACTTAAAAAAAGCGAAAAGACCAATCTTTTTTTCTTTATTTTATGTATTAGTGCATATTTTACATTCTTTTTTTGTAATTTTGCAACCAAATTTCAGATAATGAATCAGAATCTTTTTCGAATCTATACCATTCTTTGTCTATGGGCGCTTCGTCTGCAACTGTGGGCACAGGATGATTCAGATGAAAACTTTGCCTCTTCTACCCGAAGAGAAAAGAATGAAATGCTGGATTTGGAAGAGATGCAGGAAATGGTTGATTCTGTACCCATTCATATCACGCTGTCAGACGTTTTGACGATCATCTTTTTGGTGGTTTGCTGTTATGTTTTTGGGAAAATCTGGAAGGGATGTACGTATATTATTCTGATATTAGCGGCGATTATATATTCGCTCAATAAATTTTATTATTCTTAGAACGTTTAGACCAATACAGAAACCGATGCTAGGCATCAAATTAATTGACATGAATCGAATTATTGTAACTTTTCTATGTTTGTTGTGCGCTGTTGGTATGCAGGCACAGGGAGTTGTTCGGGGTAAAGTTTTGGATAAGCAAAACGACGAGGTATTGCAGTTTGTGACTGTGCGTGTGACTGCTGCCGACGGAAAGTTGGCTGGTGGTGGTATGACCGATGTAAAGGGTCAGTTTCATGTGCAGGGACTGAAAGACGGTTCTTATACCTTGGAGATATCAATGATGGGCTATAAGTCGGCTGTGCGACGTTTTCAGGTGACTCCCGAAAAGCGCAATATTCATTATAATGCCATCTATCTTTCTGAAGACCAGAAAATCCTAAAGGAAGTACAAGTTACAGGTCAGCGTTCGCAGATGAAACTCGAGGTTGACCGTAAGACCTTCACCGTTGACGAGGTGCTGGCGGCTGCCGGTGGCTCTGTAAGTGATTTGTTGGAAAATATCCCCTCTGTTGAGGTGACCACCGATGGCGAGATTTCTCTTCGTGGAAATTCTAGCGTAGAGGTATGGATTAACGGTAAGAGTAGCGGACTGACCAGTGACAACCGCGCTGAAATCCTGCAGCAGATTCCTGCCGAGAGCATTGAGCGCATTGAGGTCATCGATAACCCCAGTGCCAAGTATTCACCCGAGGGTACGGCAGGTATCATCAATATCATTCTGAAGCGCGACCGCCGTGCAGGCTATTATGGTTCTTTGCAGACGGGTGTAAACAACCAGAAAGGCTGGAACGTAGGCGGCAACATCAACTATTCTTCGAAGTGGGTGGATGCATACGCCAATCTGGGCATGCGTCGTCGTCGCGGCAACGGAGGAAATGAGAGCGAGCAGCATTACCCGCTGAATGATACCTTCCTGAATAGTCGTGGTGACAACAGCAACAAGGGACGTGGCGTCTTTGGTCGTGCTGGACTGACCTTTCATTTGAGCGATAATGATGACCTGACTCTTGCTGGCATGATGTTGCAGGGAAAACCCTCAAGAGATAACGTGTCAGAATATGATTATGGTGTGCTGTCAACAGGACAAGTGCTGAAACACATGACGCAGAGCGTGACGGCTCCTGAAGGCAAACATCAGATGTATAATGCCGAGCTGGATTTTACGCATAAGTTCAACGAGAATGGTACGCATAAATTGGACGTCTCGGTAGAATTCAATAAATGGAAGATGAACAGTTCTACCCTCTATCGTAACGATACCACTTACACAGACGGCTCACCTGCTACATGGAGTCTTGAGAACCGTCCTATGCACATGAACAACCGTTCATGGGAGGTGAAGGTTGACTACGAGAATAAAATCAATGAGAATTTCAAACTGGAGGCTGGCTACGATGGTCGTTTCTCGCATGAGAACACACCGCAGGAGTCGCAGATATGGAATCAGACAACCAATCAGTATGATGATGAAGCTTTCTTCTACAACCGTTTCATCTACGACAGCGATATCCATGCTCTCTATGCCACGACCAACATGAAGTTTGGTAAACTGGGTGTGATGGCTGGTCTGCGTGGTGAATACTGGAAGG containing:
- a CDS encoding WbqC family protein codes for the protein MSAVLLSTTYFGPVQWYQKLYRYNDVFIDWHESFQKQTYRNRCLIATTQGIQALTVPVVHGSKASINEMLISDHGNWRHLHWQALQSAYGDSPFFEYYEDDLRPFFAERNWERLVDYNDAICKKMCELLDFQPNIILSSEFRVQSSCEQASNLSDFRQVISPKHPLEDTDFKPHPYYQVYQQKHGFLPNLSILDLLFNMGPESIFYL
- the lepB gene encoding signal peptidase I, with the protein product MKKTVRFLLAFLTAFALMMVVRVVGITIYTINGTSLEPSFQAGDRVMVNRWSYGLRVGGKDSFFDYGRIARQSIEKGDLIAFENPQNSEQILICRCTGLPGDSIIHEGQKLIVPSLKDCADTDYYWLESISPDDKVDSHVLGFIAEEHIIGRAFMVVYSRNPSEPLWRGWRMDRLILPL
- the lepB gene encoding signal peptidase I; translation: MEKREKKKLNMKKQWAKFAIVMVCYLLFLYWVESWLGLLVIPFIYDAYISKKINWKWWQDLEGPMRTVMSWVDAIVFALVAVYFINQFFFQNYVIPTSSLEKSLLTGDYLFVSKVSYGPRIPETPLTVPLTQHTLPIGDLKSYIEWPHWEYRRVPGLGKVELNDIVVFNYPAGDTICQNMPYQTEYYSMCYGYGRKIYEQMNPMALPVDSLPKAEQRKLFEAYYSLGRQYVEANSQEFGGIGYRPTDRRENYVKRCVGLPGDTLQIINHVVYLNGKANKEPDNVQYTYDVLFNDGAILTNDFLKENGITCEDLGLGRADRDYFRSEGQIQLTQQFRNNRVIMPMTQKTAQVLKERKDLVQAMAPVTDGNPAELYPLNMVKDWTRDNYGPIWIPKKGESIKLTIDNLPIYERPIKVYEHNDLEVRDGKIFINGAEADSYTFKMDYYWMMGDNRHNSADSRYWGFVPEDHIVGKPIFIWWSSDPDRGLFGGGIRWSRLFRFVDNIK
- the dapB gene encoding 4-hydroxy-tetrahydrodipicolinate reductase, giving the protein MKIALIGYGKMGKMIEEIALSRGHEIVSIIDIDNQQDFESEAFASADVAIEFTAPQAAYGNYLKAWAKGVKVVSGSTGWMKEHGDEVRQACENGKTLFWASNFSIGVAIFSAVNRYLAKIMNQFPQYDVEMEETHHVHKLDHPSGTAITLAEEIVENIDRKEAWAEDTTDPKLLRVDHIRRGEVPGIHTIRYDSDADIITITHDAHSRRGFALGAVLAAEYTKDHSGLLTISDMFKF
- a CDS encoding outer membrane beta-barrel protein, coding for MKKILLIAFMMVMSIGAFAQSGKFAGGTHIGYAGYGDGYNPFGIGFQWRYYFTDQARADLSYTYWFPKDNAGIYNWNLNFNYLIPVQEKFSLYPIAGAALDISHASGADSESIFGFNLGAGAEYSITEKVCVNFEFMYQSAKKTKTVTVMGVSQDYDIKADGPIFRVGLTTVL
- the rnr gene encoding ribonuclease R, with translation MGKKRGGKRLNKRDVADALQALFQAHPGETLSFKQIFKALKFDTHPVKMLAIDVMEEMAWDDYLSKVGDSAYKLNLKTQVQEGTFIRKANGKNSFQPDDGGKPVFVAERNSMFALNGDRVRVAYMARRQNHIKEAIVTDILERKHDQAVGILQVEKDFAFLNAEGNFFVHDILIPKKKLKGGKTGEKAVVKITQWPSAESKNIVGEVIDVLGKQGENNVEMHAILAQYGLPYKYPKRVEDAAQKINAEISEEEIARREDFREVFTCTIDPKDAKDFDDALSIRKQNKYWEVGVHIADVSHYVTEGSIIDREAEERATSVYLVDRTIPMLPERLCNFVCSLRPDEEKLCYSVIFVLDEEANIKDWHLAHTVIKSNRRYAYEEVQEILEGKDGDNAEELRLLDKMAKKLRERRFKNGAVKFDREELHFDIDDDGKPTRCYFKKSTDATQLIEEFMLLANRTVAGFIGKAGKAKKDDSGKPSKGKTFVYRIHDQPDPQKLESLRTALAPFGYKVKTSGTKGAISKNLNNLMEEAQGEREQKLVETLTLRAMMKAKYSTHNIGHYGLAFDYYTHFTSPIRRYPDTMVHRLLTRYQDGGRSVNQDHYEELCEHCSQMEQTAQNAERDSIKYKMVEFMADKVGMEFDAHISGVQSYGLYCEIDDNHCEGLVGMHDLDGDYYEFDERNYCLVGRRHHQKYQLGDAVRIKVARANIEKRQLDFILAD
- a CDS encoding hemolysin III family protein; the protein is MAIRYTHKEEVWNSWSHAGGAMMAGAVGIAFFIVVLLGNNDRSWAAIGVGLYLFGMLGSYLASTIYHALKLRNPWRERFRKWDHAAIYWHIAGSYSPITLMALRNEGYWGWTLFTFVWACALIGTLISFIKLKDHSNIETACFVIMGLSVLAAFKPLVDTVSTNAFVWIVLEGVFYITGAVFYSFNKKKYMHTVFHFCVLAGSICHIVAVWDILIRDIF
- the cysK gene encoding cysteine synthase A, coding for MSKIAKQLTELVGNTPLLELNKYSTAKGLSTPVIAKVEFFNPGGSVKDRIALAMIEDAEAKGILKPGATIIEPTSGNTGVGLALVSAVKGYHLILTMPETMSVERRNLVKAYGAEVRLTSGKDGMPGAIRAAEELRNEIPGSVILQQFENGANPAKHYATTGPEIWRDTDGQVDIFIGGVGTGGTISGTGKYLKEQNPNVKIIAVEPKSSPVLNGGQSGPHKIQGIGAGFVPKTYDADVIDEVFDVENDAAIRTGREIAQTEGLLVGISAGAALYAAIEVAKRPENKDKKIVVLLPDTGERYLSTVLYAFEDYPL
- a CDS encoding succinate CoA transferase gives rise to the protein MAYTRMTAAEAAALIKNGENIAMSGFTPAGVAKATTKELAKIAVAEHEAGREFKVGIFTGASTGQSTDGDMANAQAIKYRAPYTTNPDFRKHVNLGEIPYNDLHLSHMAQELRYGFYGDIDWAILEVCDIEEVGNDYHVYLTAAGGISPTAARLAKHVILELNSFHNPNAKFIHDVYEPLDPPYRKPIMITKVSDRIGVPYVSIPKDKVVGVVECNIPDEARAFKDSDPVTEKIGFLTAEFLVDELRKGRIPKEFLPLQSGVGSTANAILGALGEDKHVPDFNIYTEVIQNSVIEMMLNGRVKDASACSLTVSNECLMQVYDNMDYMKNHLTLRQSEISNSPEVIRRLGVIAINTAIEADLYGNVNSTHISGTKMMNGIGGSGDFIRNAYLSIFTCPSVAKGGVISSIVPFVSHQDSSEHDVNIIVTEQGIADLRGKSPAQRAECIIENCAHPDYKQLLWDYLKISKMGQTRHNLTAAFAMHDTLGRKGDMKLTDFAEYIK